A DNA window from Hydra vulgaris chromosome 13, alternate assembly HydraT2T_AEP contains the following coding sequences:
- the LOC136090142 gene encoding uncharacterized protein LOC136090142 isoform X2, translated as MRNEFNPREFIFDMFFILYLLCEMNSITKMQGSKKKKNIREKFLYLEEQLHAALRALNKDETGFELAPKTGKVIGIRGRNVNEECNNSDKVP; from the exons atgcGAAATGAATTTAACCCTAGAGAGTTTatatttgatatgttttttatactttatttattgtgTGAAATGAATTCGATTACAAAGATGCAAggttcaaaaaagaaaaaaaatattcgagaaaagtttttgtatttagaaGAACAACTGCATGCAGCACTTAGAGCTTTAAataaag acgAAACTGGTTTTGAGTTAGCACCAAAAACTGGAAAAGTAATTGGCATTAGAGGAAGAAATGTTAATGAAGAATGCAACAACAGCGATAAG
- the LOC136090142 gene encoding uncharacterized protein LOC136090142 isoform X1, which produces MRNEFNPREFIFDMFFILYLLCEMNSITKMQGSKKKKNIREKFLYLEEQLHAALRALNKDETGFELAPKTGKVIGIRGRNVNEECNNSDKVNLTTLFCLNANGEFAPSLTLYKYARMPKTIAAAPPGWELGKSDSGWMTAECFYEYFTNVLVPYLKSINTQLPIYMFMDGHYSDLSKELSMYCSSEKIHLILLFPNATHILQP; this is translated from the exons atgcGAAATGAATTTAACCCTAGAGAGTTTatatttgatatgttttttatactttatttattgtgTGAAATGAATTCGATTACAAAGATGCAAggttcaaaaaagaaaaaaaatattcgagaaaagtttttgtatttagaaGAACAACTGCATGCAGCACTTAGAGCTTTAAataaag acgAAACTGGTTTTGAGTTAGCACCAAAAACTGGAAAAGTAATTGGCATTAGAGGAAGAAATGTTAATGAAGAATGCAACAACAGCGATAAGGTAAACCTTACAactctattttgtttaaatgcaaatggTGAATTTGCACCATCATTAACATTGTACAAGTATGCTCGAATGCCAAAAACTATTGCTGCTGCACCACCAGGTTGGGAACTTGGTAAAAGTGACAGCGGCTGGATGACCGCCGAATGCTTTTATGAGTACTTCACAAATGTGTTAGTACCATATTTGAAATCTATTAATACACAATTACCTATATATATGTTCATGGATGGACATTACTCGGATCTGTCTAAAGAGCTCAGCATGTATTGCTCTTCGgaaaaaattcatttgattttattgtttccTAATGCTACACACATCTTACAACCATAA